One genomic window of Polyangium aurulentum includes the following:
- a CDS encoding DinB family protein: MATESRDFLLRQLEIAWALTSYHLEGLGTEECSWRPAQRGLHVNRLPDGRWQADWPDREGYDIGPASIAWLTWHLGFWWSMVLDHSFGDATLARESVLWPGDADAVRAWIVGLHGQWRAAIEGLTDDDLRSPQRTKWPIQDRPFGDVVAWANLELMKNAAEIGYARFLHGVRP; this comes from the coding sequence ATGGCGACGGAGTCGCGCGATTTTCTGCTCCGGCAGCTCGAGATTGCCTGGGCGCTCACGAGCTATCACCTCGAAGGTCTCGGCACCGAGGAGTGCTCGTGGCGCCCGGCGCAAAGGGGGCTGCACGTGAACAGGCTCCCCGATGGAAGGTGGCAAGCCGACTGGCCGGATCGCGAGGGGTACGACATCGGTCCGGCGAGCATCGCGTGGCTGACGTGGCATCTCGGCTTCTGGTGGTCGATGGTCCTCGACCATTCGTTCGGCGACGCGACCCTCGCGCGCGAGAGCGTCCTGTGGCCCGGCGATGCCGACGCCGTTCGCGCGTGGATCGTCGGGCTGCACGGGCAATGGCGCGCGGCGATCGAGGGGCTCACCGACGACGACCTGCGATCGCCGCAGCGGACGAAATGGCCGATCCAGGATCGTCCGTTCGGAGACGTCGTCGCCTGGGCCAACCTCGAGCTGATGAAGAACGCCGCCGAGATTGGCTACGCGCGGTTTCTTCACGGCGTGCGCCCGTAG
- a CDS encoding thrombospondin type 3 repeat-containing protein → MSKRRGTTAAILGALLVLSFSAVAHAADKDGDGVGDANDNCPGTPNPGQVDTDKDGKGNACDGDDDGDGVGDNNDNCPGTSNAAQNDTDKDGKGDACDGDDDNDKVADASDNCPKVTNAGQADTDQDGKGDACDVDDDNDGIADESDNCRTMSNAGQEDMDGDLVGDACEDDDDGDGVLDATDNCANLPNPEQEDVDADGKGDACDNDDADADGVQDGADNCPLVANPEQWDSEEDGLGDACDDDADGDAVEAGGGMDNCTLAANPDQEDMDADGIGDACDEDLDGDNVIDAEDNCPGKTNEDQADADADGIGDACVGGEAPHGLPPTHVTPGTLGTSSGCAYGPAGTTRGGAGALALLFTAAAFSAARRRARREG, encoded by the coding sequence ATGAGCAAACGGCGCGGAACGACAGCAGCGATCCTCGGAGCTCTTCTGGTCCTGTCATTTTCCGCCGTGGCTCATGCGGCCGACAAGGACGGAGACGGGGTCGGCGACGCGAACGACAATTGCCCCGGGACGCCCAATCCGGGCCAGGTCGACACCGACAAGGACGGCAAGGGCAACGCGTGCGACGGCGACGACGACGGAGACGGGGTCGGCGACAACAATGACAACTGCCCCGGGACGTCCAATGCCGCGCAGAACGACACGGACAAGGACGGCAAGGGCGACGCGTGCGACGGCGACGACGACAACGACAAGGTCGCCGACGCGAGCGACAACTGCCCGAAGGTGACGAATGCGGGGCAGGCCGACACGGACCAGGACGGCAAGGGCGACGCGTGCGACGTCGACGACGATAACGACGGGATCGCCGACGAGAGCGACAACTGCCGCACCATGAGCAATGCCGGCCAGGAAGACATGGACGGCGACCTCGTGGGCGACGCCTGCGAGGACGACGATGACGGCGACGGGGTGCTCGACGCGACCGACAACTGCGCCAACCTCCCGAACCCCGAGCAGGAGGACGTGGACGCCGACGGCAAGGGCGACGCGTGCGACAACGACGATGCCGACGCCGACGGCGTGCAGGACGGCGCGGACAATTGCCCGCTCGTGGCCAATCCCGAGCAGTGGGACTCCGAGGAGGATGGGCTCGGCGACGCGTGCGACGACGACGCCGACGGCGACGCCGTCGAGGCCGGCGGGGGAATGGACAATTGCACGCTGGCGGCGAACCCGGACCAGGAGGACATGGACGCCGACGGGATCGGCGACGCGTGCGACGAGGATCTCGACGGCGACAACGTGATCGACGCCGAGGACAATTGCCCCGGGAAGACGAACGAGGACCAGGCGGACGCGGACGCCGACGGAATCGGCGACGCGTGCGTCGGCGGCGAGGCGCCGCACGGCCTGCCCCCCACGCACGTGACGCCCGGGACCCTGGGGACGAGCAGCGGCTGCGCCTATGGGCCCGCAGGAACGACCCGCGGCGGCGCGGGGGCACTGGCCCTGCTGTTCACGGCGGCGGCATTCTCGGCGGCGCGCCGGAGGGCGCGGCGGGAAGGCTGA